From one Ignavibacteria bacterium genomic stretch:
- a CDS encoding DUF58 domain-containing protein: MVGLHRSPYHGFSVEFSEHRPYMQGDSLKSVDWKAYGKTEKYYIKQFEEETNLVSHVILDVSRSMDFAYGSNIKKLEYASILAASLMYLMTHQQDAAGLALYSDKIETFMAPKSSRIYLTELLKALASAKPSSQTKTANCLNYVAEKVKRRGLVIIISDFFDDVNSVLTALKHFRYKKNEVVVFQVLDPMEISFAFGRDAVFKDMETREEMVTQPFQIQKAYQKAMSEYIERIKEECLNSGIEYNLLDTSVPFDKALFSYFKKRAQLH, translated from the coding sequence ATGGTAGGGCTTCACAGAAGCCCTTACCACGGCTTTAGCGTTGAATTCAGCGAGCACAGGCCTTATATGCAGGGCGACAGCCTGAAGAGCGTCGACTGGAAGGCATACGGCAAAACTGAAAAATACTATATCAAACAGTTTGAAGAGGAAACGAACCTGGTAAGCCACGTCATACTGGACGTCAGCCGCTCAATGGATTTTGCATACGGAAGTAACATAAAGAAACTTGAATACGCTTCCATTCTTGCCGCAAGCCTCATGTACCTAATGACGCACCAGCAGGATGCCGCAGGCCTGGCTCTTTATTCCGATAAGATCGAAACCTTTATGGCCCCTAAATCCAGCAGAATTTACCTCACGGAACTCCTTAAGGCTCTGGCTTCTGCTAAACCCTCCAGCCAGACCAAAACTGCAAACTGCTTAAATTACGTGGCTGAAAAAGTAAAAAGACGGGGACTCGTTATTATTATATCCGACTTTTTTGACGACGTTAATTCCGTCCTTACCGCCTTGAAGCACTTCAGGTACAAGAAAAATGAGGTCGTGGTCTTCCAGGTCCTCGACCCGATGGAAATTAGCTTTGCCTTCGGGCGTGACGCCGTCTTTAAGGATATGGAAACCCGCGAGGAAATGGTAACCCAGCCTTTCCAGATTCAAAAGGCATATCAGAAGGCGATGAGCGAATATATAGAAAGAATTAAGGAAGAATGCCTGAACTCCGGAATCGAGTATAATCTGCTTGATACATCAGTTCCATTCGATAAGGCCCTGTTCAGCTATTTTAAGAAAAGGGCACAGCTTCACTAG
- the hydE gene encoding [FeFe] hydrogenase H-cluster radical SAM maturase HydE — translation MKLDHILNKKDLSKEEIIYLLELSDFRNTRRLFDKADEVRKAYCGDEVHLRGIIEFSNYCEQDCLYCGLRKSNDTIERYRMNADEIIDTAKLISNLGIRTIVLQSGEDQAFDVDKIAYIIYFIKQNCDVAITLSLGQRDFEEYKTWRYAGADRYLLKHETANPRLYSVYHQRQKVQERLEQLQFLKSIGYQIGSGNIIGLPGQSVEDIAEDLLLCRELDVDMASFSPFIPSPNTPYRNKAVGSVELTLKTIAVSRILMKDTHIPATTAIATIDSLGREKALRVGANVIMPNFTPKPYRDKYCIYPNKKYIVDDPLNSASSIQHIISSMGRKVSTSRGDSMKHAANLSQFI, via the coding sequence ATGAAACTCGACCATATTTTAAATAAAAAGGATTTATCAAAAGAGGAGATAATTTACCTCCTGGAGCTTTCTGACTTCAGAAATACGCGCAGGCTTTTCGATAAGGCCGATGAGGTCAGAAAAGCCTACTGCGGCGACGAGGTCCACCTGAGGGGAATTATTGAATTTTCAAACTACTGCGAACAGGACTGCCTGTACTGCGGCCTCAGGAAAAGCAATGATACAATAGAACGCTACAGGATGAATGCCGACGAGATAATCGATACGGCTAAACTCATATCTAACCTCGGCATCCGTACTATCGTTCTGCAGTCAGGCGAGGACCAGGCCTTCGACGTAGATAAAATAGCTTACATAATCTATTTCATAAAACAGAACTGCGACGTCGCTATTACTCTTAGCCTCGGCCAAAGGGACTTCGAGGAATACAAAACCTGGCGCTATGCCGGGGCAGACCGCTATCTCCTTAAGCATGAAACTGCAAACCCCAGGCTTTACTCCGTCTACCACCAGAGGCAGAAAGTTCAGGAACGCCTTGAACAGCTGCAGTTCCTGAAATCTATCGGCTACCAGATCGGAAGCGGCAACATTATTGGGCTTCCCGGTCAGTCGGTTGAAGATATCGCAGAAGACCTCCTGCTCTGCAGGGAACTGGACGTCGATATGGCTTCCTTCAGCCCTTTTATCCCGTCTCCTAACACCCCATACAGGAATAAGGCCGTCGGAAGCGTGGAACTGACGCTTAAGACCATTGCCGTCAGCCGCATACTCATGAAAGACACACACATTCCGGCAACAACGGCTATCGCAACTATCGACTCGCTCGGCAGGGAAAAGGCCTTAAGAGTAGGCGCAAACGTGATTATGCCTAACTTTACGCCAAAACCTTACAGGGATAAATACTGCATTTACCCCAATAAAAAATATATTGTCGACGACCCGCTTAACAGCGCCTCTTCAATTCAGCATATTATCAGCTCCATGGGAAGAAAGGTCTCAACCTCACGCGGCGATTCCATGAAACACGCCGCAAACTTGTCTCAATTCATTTGA
- a CDS encoding tetratricopeptide repeat protein: MNRYFVLLCSVFITAILLTGCSKKSEQELYNAGQKDVQEGKYTEAVDAYETLVKDYPQSPRAPKVLFEIGKLYEGKTVKNVPETESLKKAVEYYSRIFKEYPKSAEASTALFMAGFIQANYLKDFNAATASFKQFLSSYPNHEMSPSAQAELDNMGLSPDEILKKKLEAKK, translated from the coding sequence ATGAATCGATACTTCGTGTTGCTATGCTCAGTTTTTATTACAGCTATATTGTTAACCGGATGTTCTAAGAAAAGTGAACAGGAACTATATAACGCCGGACAGAAAGACGTACAGGAAGGGAAGTACACAGAGGCCGTAGATGCCTATGAAACCCTGGTCAAAGACTACCCCCAGAGCCCCAGGGCACCAAAAGTTTTATTCGAAATCGGGAAACTTTATGAGGGTAAAACTGTTAAAAATGTACCGGAGACGGAGTCCCTGAAAAAAGCCGTTGAATACTATAGCAGGATATTCAAAGAATACCCTAAGAGTGCCGAAGCTTCAACCGCCCTTTTTATGGCTGGCTTCATCCAGGCAAATTACCTGAAGGACTTTAACGCTGCAACTGCGTCTTTTAAGCAGTTTTTGTCAAGCTATCCTAACCATGAAATGTCGCCTTCAGCACAGGCGGAGCTGGACAATATGGGGCTTTCTCCCGATGAAATCTTAAAAAAGAAACTTGAGGCAAAAAAATAG